A stretch of Pseudoliparis swirei isolate HS2019 ecotype Mariana Trench chromosome 14, NWPU_hadal_v1, whole genome shotgun sequence DNA encodes these proteins:
- the mxra5a gene encoding immunoglobulin superfamily member 10: MKMDPPALWLLLLLLGALPPVGMATCPRPCSCPQPAELHCTFRSLGSVPAAVSVHVRRMNLGFNSINKITDTSLAGLRKLELLMVHGNDIHSLPHGVFRDLSSLQMLKMSYNKLKEIHRHTLQGLWALARLHLDHNHLEFIHPDAFQGLTGLRLLQLEGNRLQQLHPATFSTFTLMGHFHVSTLRHFYLSDNRLTSLPSRLLAAMPQLENLYLHGNPWVCDCHMRWLHDWDQTSPGVLKCKKDRALPGGQLCPMCSSPRHLHNKELQALENLVCSTPIISSPHRTSPPEESEVLTVDDFREPFGNITLGLSDEHGNEVDLECDIGEPRVLTKINWEQVNQLASNITVSVDLECPVDREKYERLWRLIAYYSDVPAHLQRGILLRSEPNPVYVYRQDSEKDAQYYTGVKVNIMAQPAWLMQTSANLQLNRLQSTAKMVKLILSTDFSETVETELVRRQRRTWVTIESIDTTRSAVSAILGNPSQMHCNVHSSGQPVIHWMLPNGSRVEAPYSSPDNRVSLSSDGQLVIKAVRHADTGIYYCIAKVHEDLAVMPFRLTVLESSSPPPGEDTSITPLEGFAGHPVSLPCTASGSPDAEIHWILPNSNIVSFRANSSRALVYSNGTLHIPRTQLLDSGHYKCVAINQHGVDTLATKITLVRRKGLIRPLRRFPTRPQSASGVNTQINVPTEDTEEASGDVEVPQTGAPTSRSDPLRKRFPGGVAPGRRGVHPSRKGWRRPPVLRKPRGPHVEDGKNTVESRRKINMSKSKIDPEKWADILAKIRDRNAQNVATPLPLQHTTERTQTEKATQTQGTIEGSSTGMTVQDYFITPQTPTQYTQMTTTEHPAEGQGTYVISDSDTTHNTRDVTSNSQNTHGVHVAEEPHMTQTPYNAQHTAQDTHFDTHTSSNSVFFPQQQTTSVPLDYVTFWQASTNTPSSSTFPPKENQSTNTDVNGVKAADESNASEISENMDRLNVGASSTKELSSSQMIPSVGPNESESSQMGNGKHLSITATTTQLHTHPKESTLESQAMLTQVSPTTTPVPTMTRRRGSEGRLPPRIRQPHSRRRSGVRRKKPNKRKLKLIKPPQVITTIPSNALLATVTTVAFKQLKIDPLKVKTDHLYTTVPFSGSQAASSSGIRRHAESSVSGHDDPAARKLSSLTTSPPETSGSHQPTAKPQLQRTSPSFPTASPEVGRGKTSSQTALRTSGSPSPPKLSDMITSVTDGPLPPVKPSEEAQQLSATGDLGPMARSGDVLTLMQVLTDVGPTESDYQYTPTEKGEIMQLKETKLPVPLLPPPFASAASLTEHEINTTSGYASSSLITTLSVPPDAEDVTSKIPTLSERPSHDFSQNKATSSESEANTGNHSVTPLTSIAVTTTVPPTSSRPDVVVPHVTRPETFPTETQTGPFFRATTQEAPRINIFPDDHGQDQQTQPITTSEPMGTSDLRPATQSTEHKLAPFISTNPTSPALRLTSKATVTNAPTIAAIQTEPFRGGLPTSTQEVSKKPQLPGRGSLPRGKPRITKSTFQTFTVDAETDAELPCGAEGEPMPFLSWTKVASGASIAQNTRVQRFEVHPNGTLIIRNTRPLDGGQYLCTVQNQYGTDQLVVHLVVLSQQPRVLQPRHRDVAVRLADKVKLECSVEGHPPPRVTWVLPNHVHVAAAPLGAAPQQHVAVFSNGTLQITQATSTDGGIYKCVGSNAAGADSVSVRLSVSVLPPVIHQAQHENTTVPEGSPAYIHCTASGAPQPVISWMTPDGMRLTASQLVSGRNLVVFRNGTLYIRGLGRGNAGRYTCSASNAVASSTRTVVLSTRRNPNSTKASITLSSPQRTEAIYGGRLLLNCVATGGPVPRIIWRTPSKKLVDAQFSFDPRIKVFPNGTITIHSVTDKDSGDYLCLARNKMGDDYVLLRVDVLTRPAKIEQKQQRSNQEVVYGGDLKVDCVASGLPNPEISWALPDGSMVNPIKRSAVVSGGRSRRYVVFDNGTLYFNHVGMPEEGDYTCYAENQLGKDEMKVRVKVKVTTSPPLIQDKDQKPVRVFYGETVTLRCSAKGVPKPTITWISPTNRVISPALPKYQVLDDGTLVVQKVQRFDGGNYTCMSRNNAGQDYKVIKLEVLVTSPIINGVRGTANTIKVAAVEGQRKLVDCVAKGTPTPRIMWVLPGNLILPAPYYSNRMTVHQNGTLEIRSAKRTDSGQLACIARNEGGEVKMVVNLDVKEVVENPQISGSRPDSLSLTVGNTMTLNCSLEGSKLPPLTWILPNGTPLHRGARLFKFFHKPDGSLIISNPSVAEAGMYRCLGRNSQGLVERTITLSPGRKPEMNNRYRSPVSVVNGERLLLHCLSSGEPLRLTWTIPSGVVLNRPQRAGRYAVLPNGTLAIQQVSVYDRGSYMCRAANEYGSAQLSASVIVIAYPPRITNGPPSVTYAKHGVAVQLNCVATGIPKVEVAWETPDKTRLAVSSQPRLFGNKYLHPQGSLIIQNPTQRDAGVYRCTAQNAIGIDSKATILQVF, encoded by the exons ATGAAGATGGACCCCCCCGCcctgtggctgctgctgctgctgctgggggccCTGCCCCCTGTTGGCATGGCGACCTGCCCCCGGCCCTGCTCCTGCCCCCAGCCCGCCGAGCTCCACTGCACCTTCCGCTCCCTCGGCAGCGTCCCGGCCGCCGTGTCCGTGCACGTGCGGCGCATGAACCTGGG GTTCAACAGTATCAATAAGATCACAGACACATCGCTGGCCGGTCTGAGGAAGCTGGAGCTCCTGATGGTCCACGGCAACGACATCCACAGTCTTCCCcacggtgtgttcagggacctctcttctctccag ATGTTGAAAATGAGCTACAATAAGCTGAAGGAGATCCACAGACACACCCTCCAGGGTCTCTGGGCATTGGCCCGGTTGCACCTGGACCACAACCACCTGGAGTTCATCCACCCGGACGCCTTCCAGGGCCTCACCGGCCTGCGGCTGCTACAGCTGGAAGGCAATCGGCTTCAGCAGCTGCACCCGGCCACCTTCTCCACCTTCACCCTGATGGGCCACTTCCACGTGTCCACCCTGAGGCACTTCTACCTGTCGGACAACAGGCTGACGTCGCTGCCCTCCAGGCTGCTGGCGGCCATGCCACAGCTGGAGAACCTGTACCTGCACGGGAACCCGTGGGTATGCGACTGCCACATGAGGTGGCTCCATGACTGGGATCAGACTTCTCCAG GTGTTTTGAAATGTAAAAAGGACCGGGCCCTCCCCGGTGGCCAGCTGTGCCCCATGTGCTCCTCTCCTCGGCACCTCCACAACAAAGAGCTCCAGGCTTTGGAGAACCTGGTCTGCAGCACCCCCATCATCAGTTCCCCTCACCGGACTTCCCCACCTGAAGAGAGCGAGGTTCTGACCGTGGACGACTTCAGGGAACCGTTTGGGAACATCACCCTGGGCCTGTCAGACGAACACGGGAACGAGGTGGATCTGGAGTGTGATATCGGCGAACCCAGAGTGCTGACCAAGATCAACTGGGAGCAAGTCAACCAGCTGGCCTCCAATATCACTGTGTCCGTGGATCTCGAATGCCCTGTCGACAGAGAAAAGTACGAGCGACTCTGGAGGCTTATCGCCTACTACAGTGATGTGCCAGCTCACCTGCAAAGGGGGATTCTGCTCAGAAGTGAGCCCAACCCAGTCTACGTGTACAGACAGGACTCTGAGAAGGACGCCCAGTACTACACCGGTGTGAAGGTTAACATCATGGCCCAGCCCGCGTGGCTGATGCAGACATCTGCAAACCTTCAGCTGAACAGACTTCAATCAACAGCCAAGATGGTCAAATTGATCCTGAGCACGGACTTCTCAGAGACGGTTGAGACGGAGCTCGTGCGGAGACAGAGGCGGACGTGGGTCACGATTGAGTCAATAGACACGACTCGCAGTGCGGTGAGTGCTATCCTGGGGAATCCAAGCCAAATGCACTGCAACGTGCACAGCTCTGGCCAACCAGTCATCCACTGGATGCTGCCAAACGGCTCGAGGGTGGAGGCCCCATACAGCAGTCCAGACAACAGGGTGTCTCTGTCCAGTGATGGACAGCTGGTCATTAAAGCCGTCAGACACGCAGACACTGGGATTTACTACTGTATTGCCAAGGTTCATGAAGACCTTGCTGTCATGCCATTCCGTCTGACAGTGCTGGAATCTTCGAGCCCTCCCCCAGGGGAGGACACCTCAATTACACCTCTTGAGGGATTTGCAGGCCACCCCGTGTCCCTGCCTTGCACAGCATCTGGTTCTCCTGATGCTGAAATTCACTGGATCCTGCCAAACAGCAACATAGTTAGTTTCCGAGCTAACTCCTCGAGAGCTTTGGTGTATTCCAATGGCACTCTACACATCCCACGGACTCAGCTATTGGACAGTGGTCACTATAAATGCGTCGCCATTAATCAACATGGTGTGGATACACTCGCTACAAAAATCACTTTGGTCCGGCGAAAGGGGCTCATAAGGCCCTTGAGGAGGTTTCCGACAAGACCTCAGTCAGCGTCAGGGGTAAACACTCAGATTAACGTCCCCACGGAGGATACAGAGGAGGCCTCAGGGGACGTTGAGGTTCCTCAGACAGGGGCTCCGACGAGTCGCTCGGATCCTTTGAGGAAGAGATTTCCAGGAGGTGTGGCCCCTGGCAGAAGGGGCGTCCATCCATCGAGGAAGGGGTGGCGGAGGCCGCCGGTGCTTCGAAAACCAAGAGGACCACATGTGGAAGACGGGAAGAACACagtggagagcaggaggaagatcaATATGTCAAAGAGTAAGATAGACCCAGAGAAATGGGCGGATATTTTGGCGAAGATTCGGGATCGAAATGCTCAGAATGTCGCAACACCACTCCCGCTTCAGCATACAACAGAGAGGACGCAGACAGAGAAGGCAACGCAGACACAAGGTACTATAGAGGGATCTTCAACTGGCATGACTGTGCAGGATTACTTCATAACACCACAGACTCCAACACAATATACACAAATGACAACAACTGAACATCCTGCAGAAGGTCAAGGCACATACGTGATATCTGACAGCGACACCACGCATAATACCCGCGATGTGACCTCAAACAGTCAGAACACACACGGCGTACATGTTGCAGAAGAGCCACACATGACACAGACTCCATACAATGCACAGCACACAGCCCAAGACACACACTTCGATACGCACACTAGTTCAAACAGTGTGTTTTTCCCCCAGCAGCAGACCACATCTGTTCCCCTAGACTATGTCACTTTCTGGCAGGCCAGCACAAACACTCCAAGCAGCAGTACATTTCCTCCCAAAGAAAACCAGAGCACAAATACAGACGTTAATGGAGTCAAAGCAGCTGATGAATCCAACGCATCGGAGATAAGCGAGAATATGGACCGACTGAATGTCGGTGCCAGCTCCACTAAAGAACTCTCTTCAAGTCAAATGATCCCTTCGGTCGGCCCAAATGAATCAGAATCAAGCCAAATGGGAAATGGAAAACATTTGAGTAtaactgcaacaacaacacagttgCATACTCATCCAAAGGAATCTACACTAGAATCTCAAGCGATGCTCACACAAGTATCTCCAACAACTACACCAGTACCCACCATGACAAGAAGGAGGGGGTCTGAAGGACGGCTCCCCCCTCGCATTCGACAGCCTCACTCCAGGAGAAGAAGTGGAGTTCGTCGGAAAAAGCCAAACAAAAGGAAACTAAAGCTAATTAAACCTCCCCAAGTTATTACCACCATACCTTCGAACGCTCTCCTAGCAACAGTCACGACCGTTGCtttcaaacagctaaaaatagacccattaaaagttaaaacagACCATCTCTATACCACTGTTCCATTCAGCGGCAGCCAAGCGGCGTCATCATCAGGCATACGGAGACATGCAGAAAGCTCAGTCTCAGGGCATGACGATCCGGCAGCCAGAAAACTGTCCTCACTAACAACTTCTCCCCCCGAAACAAGCGGCAGCCATCAACCCACAGCCAAACCTCAGCTCCAAAGAACATCACCATCCTTTCCAACGGCATCTCCAGAAGTGGGCCGGGGAAAGACCAGTTCTCAAACAGCCCTGAGAACCTCAGGAAGTCCATCTCCTCCCAAGCTCTCGGATATGATCACGTCAGTCACGGACGGCCCTCTTCCACCTGTTAAACCCTCAGAGGAGGCGCAGCAGCTCAGTGCTACAGGAGACCTTGGACCTATGGCACGCTCCGGGGATGTTCTCACTCTAATGCAAGTGTTAACAGATGTCGGGCCGACTGAATCAGACTATCAATACACACCCACGGAAAAAGGTGAAATAATGCAGTTGAAAGAGACTAAACTCCCTGTTCCACTGCTGCCTCCCCCATTCGCCTCCGCTGCTTCCTTGACCGAGCATGAAATCAATACGACCTCAGGATACGCCTCGAGTAGCTTAATTACAACACTGAGCGTGCCTCCTGACGCAGAAGATGTTACCTCAAAGATACCGACACTATCTGAAAGACCCTCTCATGATTTTAGTCAAAATAAAGCCACAAGCAGTGAGTCCGAGGCAAACACAGGAAATCACTCTGTGACTCCTTTGACAAGTATCGCCGTGACAACAACAGTCCCTCCCACTTCATCGAGGCCTGATGTTGTGGTGCCACATGTCACACGACCCGAAACATTTCCCACAGAAACCCAAACCGGCCCTTTCTTTAGGGCCACCACTCAGGAGGCTCCAAGGATCAACATATTTCCAGACGACCACGGTCAAGACCAACAAACCCAACCCATCACCACATCAGAGCCTATGGGAACGTCAGACCTCCGTCCTGCAACCCAGTCAACTGAACACAAGCTGGCGCCATTCATTAGTACAAATCCAACTTCTCCTGCCCTCAGATTAACCAGCAAAGCGACCGTCACCAATGCCCCAACAATTGCAGCAATCCAAACTGAACCATTCAGAGGGGGACTTCCAACAAGCACCCAGGAGGTGTCCAAAAAGCCCCAGCTACCTGGAAGAGGCTCTTTGCCAAGAGGGAAGCCAAGAATAACTAAGAGCACTTTCCAGACGTTCACTGTGGACGCTGAAACCGATGCTGAGCTTCCCTGTGGGGCCGAGGGCGAGCCAATGCCTTTCCTGTCATGGACTAAAGTTGCCAGTG GGGCAAGTATTGCTCAGAACACCAGGGTCCAGAGGTTTGAGGTCCATCCAAATGGAACATTAATCATCAGAAACACACGGCCGTTGGATGGGGGCCAGTACCTTTGCACAGTCCAGAACCAGTACGGCACAGACCAGTTGGTGGTCCACCTTGTTGTCCTGTCTCAGCAACCGCGGGTCCTCCAGCCTCGGCACAGAGACGTCGCTGTGCGCCTGGCTGACAAAGTCAAGTTGGAGTGTAGCGTGGAGGGGCACCCTCCGCCTCGAGTCACATGGGTGCTGCCTAACCATGTCCACGTAGCAGCCGCCCCGCTCGGTGCTGCCCCTCAACAGCACGTGGCCGTCTTTAGTAACGGAACACTCCAGATTACCCAGGCCACGTCCACAGACGGAGGGATCTATAAGTGCGTCGGCAGCAATGCAGCTGGGGCCGACTCGGTCTCAGTCCGCCTCTCTGTGTCGGTGTTGCCGCCTGTGATTCACCAGGCACAGCATGAGAACACCACTGTCCCAGAGGGCAGCCCCGCATACATCCACTGCACTGCCTCAGGGGCCCCTCAGCCAGTCATCAGCTGGATGACACCGGACGGCATGCGGCTCACTGCTTCCCAACTGGTTTCTGGACGCAACCTCGTTGTCTTTCGCAATGGGACCCTGTACATCCGGGGATTGGGCCGGGGCAATGCTGGGAGGTATACATGCTCAGCCAGTAACGCCGTGGCATCCAGCACGAGAACGGTGGTGTTGAGCACGAGGAGGAATCCAAACTCCACCAAGGCCAGTATCACCTTGTCGTCCCCCCAGAGAACAGAAGCAATCTATGGGGGGAGGCTGTTGCTCAACTGCGTGGCAACAGGAGGGCCGGTGCCCCGCATCATCTGGAGAACACCCTCCAAAAAGCTTGTGGATGCTCAGTTCAG TTTTGACCCCAGGATAAAGGTGTTCCCCAATGGCACCATCACCATTCATTCTGTGACCGACAAGGACAGCGGTGACTACCTGTGTCTGGCACGTAACAAGATGGGCGACGACTATGTTCTGCTGCGGGTCGACGTTTTGACCAGACCGGCCAAGATCGAGCAGAAGCAGCAGAGATCCAATCAGGAGGTGGTGTACGGTGGGGACCTGAAGGTGGACTGTGTGGCATCTGGTCTCCCCAACCCTGAGATCAGCTGGGCCCTGCCGGACGGCAGCATGGTCAACCCCATCAAACGGAGTGCTGTTGTCAGCGGGGGACGCAGTCGCAG gtATGTGGTGTTTGACAATGGAACCCTGTACTTCAACCATGTTGGCATGCCAGAAGAAGGTGATTACACCTGCTACGCTGAGAACCAACTGGGCAAGGATGAGATGAAGGTTAgagtcaaggtcaaggttacAACTTCCCCGCCACTAATCCAGGATAAAGACCAAAAGCCCGTCAGGGTTTTCTATGGTGAGACAGTCACACTGAGATGCAGTGCCAAAGGGGTACCGAAGCCCACCATCACATGGATATCCCCGACAAATAGAGTGATCTCCCCTGCATTACCAAAATACCAGGTCCTGGATGATGGGACATTGGTAGTTCAAAAGGTCCAGCGCTttgatggaggaaactacacctGCATGTCGAGGAACAATGCAGGACAAGACTATAAAGTAATTAAGCTTGAGGTCTTAGTAACATCTCCAATAATCAACGGCGTAAGAGGAACTGCCAACACCATCAAGGTGGCCGCAGTCGAGGGTCAGCGGAAGCTGGTGGACTGCGTGGCAAAGGGAACTCCCACCCCTCGCATCATGTGGGTGCTACCAGGAAACTTGATCCTACCTGCACCATACTACAGCAACAGAATGACAGTACACCAAAACGGTACCTTGGAAATCCGGTCCGCCAAGAGGACAGATTCGGGGCAGCTGGCTTGTATCGCACGTAAtgaaggaggagaggtcaaaATGGTGGTCAACTTGGATGTGAAAGAAGTTGTTGAGAATCCACAAATCAGTGGTTCCAGACCAGATAGCCTTTCACTGACGGTGGGGAATACAATGACATTGAATTGCTCTCTTGAGGGCTCGAAACTTCCTCCACTCACTTGGATCTTACCCAACGGCACACCGTTGCATCGCGGCGCTCGTTTGTTCAAGTTTTTCCACAAGCCCGATGGCTCTTTGATCATCAGCAACCCATCTGTTGCTGAAGCCGGAATGTATCGCTGTCTGGGGCGTAATTCTCAAGGGCTTGTGGAGCGGACGATCACCTTGTCCCCGGGGAGAAAGCCGGAGATGAACAACAGATATCGCTCTCCTGTAAGCGTTGTCAATGGGGAGAGACTTTTGCTTCATTGTCTAAGCAGTGGCGAACCTCTCCGACTAACATGGACGATACCCAGTGGGGTGGTCCTCAACAGGCCACAGAGAGCTGGGCGGTATGCTGTCCTACCTAATGGGACACTTGCCATCCAACAAGTATCGGTGTACGATCGGGGTTCCTACATGTGCAGAGCGGCAAACGAGTATGGCAGCGCTCAGCTTTCTGCATCGGTCATTGTGATTGCATACCCTCCTCGAATTACCAACGGCCCTCCCTCTGTGACTTATGCGAAACATGGAGTTGCTGTTCAGTTAAACTGTGTAGCAACTGGGATCCCAAAAGTGGAGGTAGCATGGGAAACACCCGATAAAACCCGCTTGGCTGTCAGTTCGCAGCCACGCCTTTTTGGGAACAAGTACCTGCACCCACAAGGTTCCCTCATCATCCAGAACCCGACGCAAAGAGACGCCGGCGTCTATCGATGCACGGCTCAGAATGCAATCGGCATAGACTCTAAAGCGACCATTCTGCAAGTGTTTTGA